CGGTGTTTGATGCCTTTGGGGCGATTGGCTGTGGCCTATATGTCGGCGGCGTCGTTGCCGTCACGCTCTATTTCCTTCAGGAAGGCGGGATTCGCCTAACAGACGGGCTTCCGGTTGCTGCAGTCGTCGCAGCGGCAGTAGCCGCTCTGTTGACGTTGGTCCGATGCGTGCTAACGGGCTTTTATGTGCCGTTGGCCTTGATTGGCGTCTTCGTTCTCGGCTTTGGTGCTATCACGAAGATATCAGCCAACCTGCCTGATCCCACCGCCGGCGCTTTTGGCGCAGTTCAACTACGAATCGATGGCGCAATGCCGTGGGTGTTTTTTGGTATCTGCATGATCGCCTTGGCGCTGGCGTGTTTGACGCCTCGGCAGGATCGTAACTAGAGCTCTGGGGAGGGAGGATATGGATCGCGCATACGAAATCTGGAAAGCTTACGCAATGTCGGTTGTTGCGGTGGTGTTTGCCTACCTGGACAAGACAGATGATTGGGGTTGGCCCCCCGTCTTAGCTGTGGCCCTTCCATTGCTTCCTCTTCTCGCTGTCGACTGGTTTGTGTCCCGCTGGGTCTCACTGGGTTTGTTCTTGCCCGTTGGCCTGCCCATTGGATGGTTCGTTGGTTCTCTGTTCTGCGCCTATTTTGCAAGCGAGCAGGGATCGAACCGTGAAGTGAAGCGGCAGAGGTGAAGCGCACTGCCGACCGACCCCGTGAGGAGATGTCTTGACCATATGGGACTGGTTTTTCCCCGCGCGAAGGAAGCGCACGAGGGAAGGGTTGCCTTCGATCGATGTCTCCACCACGGCTGACTTCTATAAGGTCTTCACTTCACCGAACCCTGTTCTGAGTGCGGCGATCCACAACATAGCCGGCGACCAGGTTGGCACGGCCAGATACTCCATCTCGCCGCTGTCGGACCGCGTCTATGTCTTCGACATCAGAATTGCTCCACACCATCAGCGGCATGGCTATGGGACCGCAATGCTCTGCTACCTCGCAAAGGAGTATGGCCAGCCGATTACCCCCATCCACGAAGTTGAGAGCGCCAACGAGTTCTGGGGCGCCGCCCGTCGCTACAGGGGAGCCGGCCTTTCCGTAACCGAAGATATCTCGATCAGCGAGATGGCACTCGAGGCGACGCGTTGGCAGCATCTCGCGCCCATCGCAGAGTGCCTGGACAAACTGATCACTAGACGGCTGAGTGTCGATCGCGAACCCTGGCATGTTGCCGTTGGTCGCGGGTTTGGCGCGGAGGACAACGGCGACGCCGCTACTTCTGGGCCGGCGATATCGGACGATTCGAATACTGTGAGAACATGAGCAAACAAGAGAAGTTCTACGACTGGCTCTCGACTGGGGAGCCACCACCCATCAATAGGCGCGTCTACGAGGCAGCCAAGCTGCCGTTTGCATACTTGGCGCAGTTCCTGTGGTGGGTCTCTTCCCCTTGGCGCCGAGCTCTTCCACTGGCGCTCGCGGGCGTTGCTCTCCTCTGTGGCTTTTTGATCCTGATGGGGGATGAAACCATTACTTGGGGCGACTTCGGGACGGTCGCTACCGTCGCAACAGTTGTTCTGGGCGTAGTCGTCGTGATTCTCGACGTGCTGAGGGCAATATTCGAGTAACGCTCCGCACTTCACTCCTATTGGGACGTTTTCAATGAGCACAAGCCGGGCTACTCGCCGAGATCCTATGGCAGACGTCATGCCACTCGAGCTTCTGGAAGTGGCGCATCTGCTGATCAGTAGAGGTCAGAATGAACTCTACTGGGAAAGAGTTCCCCTCCCGAAGCGACCGGTCGGCCAGGTCCGCTACGAAGTGGCTCGCCAGGCAGCGACCTTTGTTGTGCCATTGGTAGGTCTAACCTGCGCCGCGCAGATCTACGGGGCAACTGGCTTGCTGCTTGGGCTGCCGCTTGCATGGCTAGGCGGCTACTTCTTGGATCTGCAACTCAAGTCTGCGATTGGGAAGAAGAAGATTCGTGATGACATGATTGACGCTGGCCGCTACAAGGCGGTGGGCTGGCTGGCTGCGCAGATGGGTATGCGCCCAGACGAGATCACACTGGCGACGATCCGGAAGATGAACAAGGATTACGTCATTGTTAAGGCGCGTATGGACCTGGAGTTGGCTCGCCGCGAGGAAGCCCGCAAGGCCGCTCACGTACGGCAGTCGCCGTCCTCCGATGATGTGCATCATGATTACACTCCGGGGGTAGTCGCTGCCGCCGGATTGGGTGCGGCAACCGCCTACACGTCAGTAGACGAAGATGACGACTACTATGATCGAGGCCAATCCTACTCGCCGGCCGTGAACCCTGCTAACGGGATGCCGATGGTTGCTGGCACCTATGTGGACGTCAACGGCAATATGTTTGGAACTGACACGTTCTGACGCCGGGATATTTTGGACTTCGCGGAGCGCGCAGCCCGCGGAGAAGAGGGCGCCCGAACCGGAGCACGCATGCGTCGCCATAGCCTGACCCTCACGCTGGCAAAGATCCTATTCAAGGACGGGCCCGTGAAGTTCTTCCAGCTCGTCTACATCCTCGGCCGTTCGAAGCTACGGCGGACCTATGATTCCCACACACGGCGCTTTCTCCAAGCCGGCCACGCCGCGTTACTCGCCGCGGGTGTGATAGTGCTGTGGCTCGCTGTGCGAGATCCATCCCTGATCGATGCGAGGTCTACGGCCGGCCGGATCTTCTGCGGAGCGATCGGCATGGCTTTTACCCTGAGCGGTGCGACGTGGTTTCTCATGCCGGCATTTCAACGAGCGACGCTGCTGGGGGAGGTGACGGCCGGCACGTTGTACGGGATGCTCCTCGCCGGTGTCACGTGGTTGGGTTGGGAGCGTGCGGCGGCGCTCTACCAGGCCAATCCTGTAGCGTTAGTCGCTGGAGTACTCGTCGTCGCGGCGCTTGTGCTGGCGTTTGCCCATCCGCTCTCGCTCTTTCTGCGTTTCCGATTGCTGCGGCTGCGCACCAATCACTATGCGTTCGAGACCCCATATCACCAGATGCTCGCTTCGCGCCCAGCTAGAGGGCAGTACAGAGGCGTGGCAATTCATGAGGCTGGCCATGCTCTGATGTACAGCTTGGGCGATCGGGTGCCAGAGGACGCGATCGCCTATATTGACTTCGACACCATCTCGCCGAACCTGGGGCAGGTTTCGCTGCCAACTCTGAAGGAGGGTGATATCAGCATGGCCATGCTGGAGTGGAAAATGCATACATACCTCGCTGGAATGGTAGCGGAGGTTTTGCGTGCAGGGACTCACGGCATGGGCGTGTCCGGAGACCTCGAGGGCTGGAGTGAGCTAGTTGGCCCATACCTCTTGTTGCGCACCGATGTTGTGTACTTCGCCAATCCAAGTACCGAGCTGGAGATCGAGTCCAACAAGAGGGAGGTTGCAGCGTTGAAGAAACACATGCTGGCAGTGCTCACACGCTTTATGCGGGCAAACTGGCATGTCGTCGAGCGGATCGCTGACTGCCTTGAGGAGGTGGACTGCCTTGATCACCAGCAGTTGGCTGGCCTGATTTCTGGCGTGGTGCGCACGGGCGGGCTGCCGACGCCAGTTTGGCCAGACCACATGGATGGCACGCCGCTGCGCCAGATCCCGGGCGCTTGACGTCGGGCATAAAAAAACCGCCAACGCATAGCGCCGGCGGTTTCTGTGGGTTAGAAATCAGTCGTTAAGAGCGCTGTTTCCGAAAGCCATGCAGGGAATCCTGCTTTTCCTTGTTCTGTTCGGTCGGTGTGCGGCGAGCTTCTTTGCGCACTGCCTGGATAGCACCGACTAGAGGTGCGAAGAACAGACGCGGGGCTTCCCGAGCTGCGGTAACAAACTCCGAGCGAAAGCTGGTCTTGGTCATTCGAGCATCTCCTTGACGGCTCGATATCCAGTGATACCGAGGTAGACCAAGTATAACACCGCGTCAACGATGGTGATCGTGTGCTCAAGGAACGAGATCACCTGGAGGGTAAAGGTCGGTATCCCGACCGTTTCCAGGAACCGGATCAGCAAAGACAAGCCGACAGCGACGCTACCGATGATCAAGAAGATCAACGTGCCGACGACAGTATGTGCTGCGAAGTGCGCAACGGGCGCCCACCAGGCTTTGTGATGTTTCGTTTCAGCCATGTTTCTCCTGTGTTGAGTTAAGCACCTGGGAACCCCAGGGCTCCAAGCCTCCTTGCATAGACCTGGCAACACAGGAATGCGCAACGCCTGGGGATAAGTTGGGGTGGTGCCTCAATGGACGTCGCCGGCCGGCCGATAGACAGAAGACCATTCAGTAGAACGTGAGCGTCACCGCCAACGAGTTGCTGCAGGATTTGGACCCGCTCGGCCCGCAGCGGCTGCTTGCCACCTTCGCACGATTTGCTGTCATCTTGACAAATAGCACTCAATCGAACAAGATGCATAACATGTAGGTATATGCGTTGAGTATAGCAATAGCGATATTTGCTCAGTCGACAGGGCCATGCGGAAATGTTGCGGCGCATGTTGAGCGCCGGCGATGGTGTAGTCATCCTCCGCATCACCGGGGATCTCGAGCGGCATCATCCGAATGTTGAGATCTTCGAAGGTTGGGAGGGCTATCAGCGATTCTTGGCGCCAATCCTGCGCAGCGGGAAGCTTCAGAAGGGCGATGGGAGTACGCTGCTTTAACTGCATCGAGTTCGTTTTTGCGGCACGACACGGAATTGCTCACGTTTGCGGCACTGATCAACGACGCTTGGGCATAGAAATCGCAACCATGACTGCCACAATCGAAACACCGCTTGCCGCTGTGGGCAAAGCGATCAGCGGGATCAAGGCCAAGCATCCTGAACCTGATGCGGGCGGACGCGTTCCGAACGCGCAGATAGTAGAGTTCCATGAACGCCAGGTCGACGCTTGGCGTGCGCAGGCAGCGGAAGCCAGCCTGCTGGCACAGCACAAGTCAGAGTCAGGTGAGTCTGAGCTGGCGCTCGTACTATCGGAATGGAGCGAGCGGACGATGCGCGCAGCCGATGAGAGAGCTAGATATCTCACGTCTGCAGAGTATCAAGAATGGCTCGCGGGCCGGCAGGAGTGGTTGGCGGAGGCCACCGTTGACACGGTCGCAGCCGACAATAGCAAACGGGCGTGCGCGTTCGGCAAGGGTGTACGCGTCGTGATCGCTGAGGACATTGATAGGCGGTTCTGGCGCTATCGGTCAGGCCAGACCGGTACGGTCAGGTATGTGCTCGATGATGGCGGCGTGGAAGTACTGCTCGACGGCTACAAACGCGAAAAGCTATCCAACTGGTGGCGTCGCATCTGGCGAGGCGAAGGCGCCAACCTGGTCCCTTGGCGCGGCGTGTTCAAGGCCTCGGAATTGCGAGTCATTTGAACCACAGGAGCCGTAGGATGAGTACCAAGGTTTGGAACGTGATGTACATGCTTGGAAATACTGCCCGCATTGTTGGCGATGCGGGTAATCCTCAGGCCCGCAAGTCCGCGCTTCACGTAGCCGCAGTCATCGACAAGAACGGGTGGCGTGTCTGGGTGGAGCATCACAAGACAGGCAAGCGCCTTTTCGAGAGCGAGCGCGAGAAGACGCACCGGGAAGCTCCCCCCGTGTAGAGGAGAAGGCGATACGCTGGACGAAGGGCGGCCCGGTAACAAAGGGAAAGGTCAAGTATGGCAGGATCACTAGCAGGCCAAATCGGGCTGGCACTCTTCGGATTGCTCGTGGTGTCGGCCTTTTGCATGGGTGTAATTGCACCGCTCAATCGCTCGGTTGCGTTGACCACAATTGGGCTCAGCACTGCAACGGCTTTCGCGTCGTTTGTGGTGCCTGTATGGGAAGAGCTATGGAACTCGCACTTCATGGTGGCGGCAAGGTCTTGATGTCTGCACCACAGCAGAAGTGGCACGGTGATAACCCTG
The sequence above is a segment of the Cupriavidus pauculus genome. Coding sequences within it:
- a CDS encoding GNAT family N-acetyltransferase, which codes for MTIWDWFFPARRKRTREGLPSIDVSTTADFYKVFTSPNPVLSAAIHNIAGDQVGTARYSISPLSDRVYVFDIRIAPHHQRHGYGTAMLCYLAKEYGQPITPIHEVESANEFWGAARRYRGAGLSVTEDISISEMALEATRWQHLAPIAECLDKLITRRLSVDREPWHVAVGRGFGAEDNGDAATSGPAISDDSNTVRT